The genomic stretch CAATTTTTCGATCATCTTATTGATGATTGCTTATATATAACCTTCGATCATTAGTTCCTCTCCAAAAACCTTAACCTTTAATCCTCTGATCGCCAGTGCTTCTTTGACTTTTAGAATATTAAGGTCTCCTACCATACTAACACCCTCCGCTCCAATAATTTTTGGCGTATAGAAAAGAACAATCTTGTCAACCACTCTTTGACTCAGCGCCGAAGCCGCCACTCTGCTCCCCCCTTCTATAAGAATGCTTGTTATCTCCAATTCTCCGAGCTTCTTGAGTAAACTAGGTAAATCTATTTTTCCATTTTTATCGCTATCAAAAATTAGGACTCTTGACCCCATATCTTCTAGATTATTTTTCTTTTCTACGTCTGCTTTATGTGTGGTGATTATTAACGGTGATTTATGAATCTTAAGCAATCGTGACTCGATTGGGATCCTGAGTCTGGAGTCAAGTACTATCGGGATGGGTTGATCTGTAGCCCTCTTCCCCAGCCTGACATTAAGCTGCGGATCGTCATGTAGAACGGTTTCTATTCCTACCAGAATAGCATCGACTTTTTTCCTCAGCCTGTGTGCGAAATTTCTTTGACTTTCGCTCCCTATCCATTTTGCATCTCCTGTCATGGTTGCTATCTTGCCATCGAGGGTGCAGGCGAGTTTAAGAGTAACAAAGGGAATCCCAGACCTTATATACTTGAAGAATGCCTCGTTTACGATTTTACAAGCCTCCTCAACTACACCTACTCTTACATTTACGCCCCTTTGTTTAAGGAGTTCTATTCCGTTCCCCGAAACTTTGGGATTTGGATCGAGGGTTCCGACCACAACATTTGATATACCCTTTTTGATGATTGAATCGACGCATCGCGGTGTCCTTTTATCTCCGTGGCAGCATGGCTCCAATGTTACATAGAGGGTCGAGCCATTGACAACGTTCCCCTTGTTTTCAGAATCGAATATGGCTTCTATCTCTGCGTGAGGAAGCCCCGCTTTTTTATGATATCCCTTGCCGATGATTCTTCCTTCTTTAACCAGTACGGCTCCTACAAGGGGGTTCGGACTGGTCATTCCCTCGGCTCTCTTCGCAAGACTGATTGCGAGAGACATATATTTGGTGTCTGAGTCCTTGGGCATATATTTTTTGCGAAACCCAAAAATTATTAGTGAAAGTTAAGTTATGACGGAAATCCTAATGTATGGTTTCCTCA from Thermodesulfobacteriota bacterium encodes the following:
- the ribD gene encoding bifunctional diaminohydroxyphosphoribosylaminopyrimidine deaminase/5-amino-6-(5-phosphoribosylamino)uracil reductase RibD, which encodes MPKDSDTKYMSLAISLAKRAEGMTSPNPLVGAVLVKEGRIIGKGYHKKAGLPHAEIEAIFDSENKGNVVNGSTLYVTLEPCCHGDKRTPRCVDSIIKKGISNVVVGTLDPNPKVSGNGIELLKQRGVNVRVGVVEEACKIVNEAFFKYIRSGIPFVTLKLACTLDGKIATMTGDAKWIGSESQRNFAHRLRKKVDAILVGIETVLHDDPQLNVRLGKRATDQPIPIVLDSRLRIPIESRLLKIHKSPLIITTHKADVEKKNNLEDMGSRVLIFDSDKNGKIDLPSLLKKLGELEITSILIEGGSRVAASALSQRVVDKIVLFYTPKIIGAEGVSMVGDLNILKVKEALAIRGLKVKVFGEELMIEGYI